The Elusimicrobiota bacterium genome contains the following window.
CCGACGTTGCTGCCCACGTCGATGACGAGGTCCTTGCCGCCCAGGCCGAAGCGCCGGACGGTCTGCTCCGCGAACCGGGCGAAATGCTCCCGCCCGGTGCGCGTCGTGGACGCCTCATAGGGATAATCGTGGCGGTACAGGATCTCGGGGGAGACGACGTAGCCGAGCTGGCTCAGCCCGCAGGCCCGGCACATCCAGACGTCGAGCGGGTAATACGCCCGCGGGTAGCGCAGCTGCTCCTTGCGCAGGAATTCGTCGGCCGGGGGCATGAAGCCCAGATCGAGGAACTGGTACAGGTTCTCGCTGCGGCACATGCGGCAAATCATGGTGGATTAAAAATACCTTTTTTAGCGAAGCTTTTAGCGCCCCGCACTTACGTTAACGGAACGCTCCCGACAGCGACGTCATGGTTTTCCAGTGACCATCCGCACTTCAGGACCGTAGACATCAAAACTCAAGTCGATCCCATGATCCGCAAGGCGACGCATAATCAGCGATGGCAAGACGTCTCCGCCATTGGCATCAAAGAACCAGCCGATGAAGAATTCGACGTTACCTCCATCCTGACGGATCTTGGCGACGGCACCGGCGATCGGATCGAACAATCGAAGGCCCACTTCGATGGCGCCGCTCAGAGAATCGCCCTCGTAGTCCAAATCCTTACACCAATATGTATTAGGGTTTGTACCTTTGAGTTTTTGTCCTGTGGGGGTTTTGCGCTCCTCGCCGACCGTGCGGCTAATGTCAGGCTCGCAATTTAAAAGTTTTGTGATAGCCGCATGATCCCATTTCGGGTGTTTTATGCGAACGGAGATAACAACTCTATTCATTCGATTATGTCCATGGTCATTTACGATGATGCGTGAGGTTTTCCCAGGGCCCATGGTTGACCGCCTGCCCATCACCATCGGTGCTTATTACTTCGCCCTCCGGTAAAATACCAACCCAATCCTTGGGTCCTGCTTCGATTCGTTTTTTGATTCCGTGAACTTGCGGGCGCGTTAAGCCGGCCCGGTCGATCGGCTTGGTGCCCGTAGGGGCGTCATCCGGCCGAGACTCAACCGCCGGTTTGCCGCGATCCTCATCAGGAGAATTGTCCTCAGATTCGGGTGCCGGCACTTCGTCCTTGTTGGAGAAATTCTTAAGATCGGGTTTCCCGCCGGATTTGCTATCGCATCGATAGCGATTGCCAGACGATAGCGCCGTAGGAATCCCACCCTCGGGACAAGGCCGCTCAAGTACAACTATTGGGGTGCTATCTTTGAGGCCCTCAATCGAAGCCCCGAGAGTCACCCGATCTCCCTTGATCTCAAGTTCGGTTGTGTCCGCTTCTGGGAGAGTCCTGTCGATGCCGGGTGTGTCGCTGCCCGCGCTCCCGAGTTCGGGATGCTTTTCCTCCTCGCCGTCGAGCGCGGACATTTGATCCGCCTGCCTCTCTTTCAACATCCCGATCTTATCGCCCTTGGCCACTTTGCGCCGCACGCGCCCGGCCGTCTTCAGTCCGCGACGGCGCCGAATCTCATCCTCAAGAGAATCGAAAGTCGTTACGCGCGCGTCCTCGAGCGCCATGCAGGTGGCGCTCGCGACGCCAGAGCCGTCCGTCTTTGCGCCGGAGCATCTGATCTTTCCGCCGGGAGCGCCGGTAAACGACACGCCGCGCCCCGCGATACTGCCCTCCTTTCCTTTGAACGTGATCGTCGCGACAGCTTGGAATTCTTCGCCTTGGGCCAAGGTCGATTTCAAAAGGCT
Protein-coding sequences here:
- a CDS encoding DUF4279 domain-containing protein, which encodes MGPGKTSRIIVNDHGHNRMNRVVISVRIKHPKWDHAAITKLLNCEPDISRTVGEERKTPTGQKLKGTNPNTYWCKDLDYEGDSLSGAIEVGLRLFDPIAGAVAKIRQDGGNVEFFIGWFFDANGGDVLPSLIMRRLADHGIDLSFDVYGPEVRMVTGKP